AGAGAACTTAGAACttagattttaataaataaaattcattttctaaaaatataattattttaaaatataatataattaaaattcatttaaaatcttttaaaaaaatctatataatcatataaaattattttcttattaaatattaattatattattattattttctaaaataaattttaattaaattaaattttaaatagttttaattatTACCAtcctatatatataatttattatttattctttttataATGTTGTTTAGTATTTTAGGCATATGCTTAAAtacttataattaaatatttaatatagattattttcataatttttaaattaccaatactctaaatataaattataaaaaaaatcattaattcaaaattttaaatatatttttctatgttattattgtataataattatataaggattaatattattattttttaatatatatgcaTCATGGATTTTTTTgaagaataatattaattataaattgaGTTTATGACACTATTATTATGATTGGATGACATTAGATAGATTCATATGTGGGAATAAAATATTCAAGAACAGCTTCTACGTTTGTTTAGAAATtcctcattttttattttattttttttatccaagGTGatttcatattttataattaccGCAATATAAATGCCAAATATTGTCTCTCAATATTtatgaaaattatataaataataaaattaataaaattcacATTTCTTAAAGGTGAAACTACAGCTTTCGCATTTAAGAATTGCGAAAGCGGTAAAAAAAATTCTTTGCTTTTTTGTCATGTCTAGAACGTTTGACATTTTCATCTAGTTTTGCATTTGTAAATAAGTTTCGCATTTACCAGTTTCACATTTTGCAATTCCGAAACGCGCATAAAGATAACttctttaaaataaataaaaataaataaataaataaataaataaatgcttagtaaatttcaggaatttttcCGCCGGAGGGAGCGAAGTTGAGAGAAAATAGTTCGAACATGTACTTCCTAACTTTAGTGTCATCTCCTCCACTTTTAACCGCCCGATCACCTGGCAACCCACTGTACACCGTATCAACAATAAATCTATACAGAGATCATTCAACTGTATTCAGTATATCCCCCAAATGGCATAAATAAACCCGCACTCTCTTTAAAGCtgatcaaataacaccaaaactTACAAGAATTGTGATATTCAAATCCTAGAGAAATTGAATTACAACACTTTAATCGACAACTTCATGGACGTAGATGAAAATCTTACTCTGCTTTGGAGCAATACTTATTGATGAGTTCGACAGTGCTCTTACCGGAGCTTCCGTTCCCATCGCCGACGGCTGCCTTGGCCGCCTCCCTCCACTTGGCAGCGTTCCGCCTGATCTCGTCGCTCCGGCTTCCCTCCATCACCTCCCTCACGCACCTCACGacctcctccctcctcaccaACCGGGCCTCCTCATCCCGCTTCGCCCTCACCCCGACCCCCCACACGTCCTCCACGTACTTGGCCACCGTCGGCTGGTCGGTCCACTGCGGCACCGCCACCATCGGCACGCCGAGGCTCATCCCTTCCAACGTCGAGTTCCATCCGCAGTGCGTCACGAAGCACCCCACCGCATCGTGCGCCAGCACCTCCAGCTGCGGGCTCCAATCGACAACCAGACCCCTGCCGGATCCGCCGTGCTCCTCCGCGAACCCCGGCGGAATCATGTCGGCTTCGGACGACCGGACCGCCCACAGAAAGTGCTTGCCGGCATCGGCGAGGCCGAAGGCGACCTCGAGCATCTGCTGGGGGCTCGGCGCGGCGGTGCTGCCGAAGGAGACGTAGACGACGGAGGCGGCCGGGCGGACGTCGAGCCAGGCCACGCACGGTGACCCTTCCGCCGAGAGGTGGCGAAAGACGTTGTTTGCGCCGGAGGGGTTTCGGTTGTCCAGGTACGCGTACGGTATCGTCGGACCTACGGTCTTGACTGGATAAGCACTCCTCAACCAATCTATTTGCTGCTCACAAACATTCCACAATCACATTTCAGCACAAATCAACTACAAAGACAAATCAGGGTAATTTGTTGCAGCGATGCGAGGAGGAAGATCGCAGGGTAATTTGTTAAAGCGTTTTTGGAGGCTGAAAAGGCAGGGCAGGGAAGGGATAAACATCATGCGCAGCGCTAGACGACAAGAAGTCAGCGTTTGATGCGCATCGATTACGGACAAGGGCCGGCCTCTTGTCATAATCGGAACAGAGCACAATGTCAGCCGTCTTATCCATTCGGCTTATACGCACAGAAATGGAAACCCAATAGACAGCACCCAGAATAAAATCTTtcatttgagtttttttttataacattattctctttaatattaaaattgcATTCCGAAAGGAACGCTCACGCAGTGGTCTAAAGGAATTTCACCTTTTAGAAGAATTTCATTTCCCTAAATAGTATAAATATTGTCTTATTATAGAAGATTTCGCTTTATCGTATTATTTAATTATCTCACTGTTgctgttgttattttaaaaataaagccTTTTAAAAGTAATGAAATTTCCAGACTGTCTCACTGCAGAACATTAAGGTGGAGAGGCTGAGattattaagaaattaattaattaattaatttgtgatcAAGTCACCTGAGGCTCCCATTCATAGACGGTGTTGACGAGCACCTCGTCCACCTTCTCTAAGTCTCTGAACTGGTTCAGGACCAGGTCCAAGAACTCCGGGAAGATGCTGATCCCCTCCGGCAGGAACGAAGGCAGGTCTCTCAGCTCCAGACGAGGCAGCGCCGGAAGTTCTACCGCCTCCCGCACCGGTACCTCCACCATCCCCGCCTTCACGTGGAAGTACACCAGGTTCACGGCGGCGCACTGCGTAAAGAAGGCGGCGGTGGGGATTCCGTGCCTTCTTCCGACGTCGCCGGCCCACGGCAGGAAGGAGTCGAAGATGAGGAGTCGGACGGGGCTGGGGCCGGCGGCTTCGAGTAGCAGATCGTCGAGGCTGCGTGAGCCGGCGCGCTCGAAGGAATCAAGGTACGCGTGGACGGAGGCGGCCTCGGCGGAGCCGCCTGCGTCGTGGCCGTCGGAGATGGGGGCGAGGCGGACGGGGCCTGGGGAGGGTATCCTGGTGGTGGCGAGAAGGAAGCGGGTTGGAGTGAGGGTGGCAGCGAGGCCGTGGGCGGCGAGGCGCTTGGCGAACTGAAGCATGGCGTTGATGTGGCTCTGGTTTGGGTAGGGAATCAAGACGACATGGTCGTAGGACTCAGAAGCCGGCGACATGGTCGGAACTCGGAATCGAAACAGGGAGCTAgaatggaggaggaggaggaggaggagcaaaaGTCAATTCATTGTAGAGTATGCGTGAATTTGGGCTTCACGTTTCCTCACAATCATTCGGTTTCATCCCCCAATCGTTTTagcgcatatatatatatatatatatatagatagaatTGACATCTAATATAAACTAAACAATAATaacaaaatgttttaaaatacgtGTCgagaaccaaaaaaaataaaataaaagagattcTCATCAGATTTAGAACTACGGAAGTCGGAAGTCATCATATATATCCTCGTGTTTGATGATTCTTAGATGCATCGATCTGTCCAATTCAAGTGGGATCAATTCCAACGAGTTGCCTTAGCTTTTATTGATTTGGAATCTAAAACGGAGCACTTTTAGTAAAACTCTGTTCCACGAAAGTGAATGCATCAGAATAACCTGAAGCAGTGATGGGTTGGTGTTGATCGAGGTGGCCCATGTCGCcaatttcttctccatttttaGACTGCAACGGTGGATGTATATTTAGCAAATCTCAATGGATCAGAACAGCCGCCTCAATGGCTTGTTCTATTGCACAGACGTGGTTGAAGCCTTCGAGTTCCCACTTATTATAATGGCTTGGCTTGATTATTTCTCAGGCATGTAATTAATGATTGTAATGAATATGGCTGACTACTCAGGCTGATTAATTATCATTCCGGTTTTACAAAAGTACTTCGTCATCAAAATATTTCAAGATGTCACAAAGAATCCATCCGTCCGAGTATTCTTATCAATGGTCCATTGAAAAA
This genomic stretch from Zingiber officinale cultivar Zhangliang chromosome 7A, Zo_v1.1, whole genome shotgun sequence harbors:
- the LOC122001414 gene encoding crocetin glucosyltransferase 2-like; amino-acid sequence: MSPASESYDHVVLIPYPNQSHINAMLQFAKRLAAHGLAATLTPTRFLLATTRIPSPGPVRLAPISDGHDAGGSAEAASVHAYLDSFERAGSRSLDDLLLEAAGPSPVRLLIFDSFLPWAGDVGRRHGIPTAAFFTQCAAVNLVYFHVKAGMVEVPVREAVELPALPRLELRDLPSFLPEGISIFPEFLDLVLNQFRDLEKVDEVLVNTVYEWEPQQIDWLRSAYPVKTVGPTIPYAYLDNRNPSGANNVFRHLSAEGSPCVAWLDVRPAASVVYVSFGSTAAPSPQQMLEVAFGLADAGKHFLWAVRSSEADMIPPGFAEEHGGSGRGLVVDWSPQLEVLAHDAVGCFVTHCGWNSTLEGMSLGVPMVAVPQWTDQPTVAKYVEDVWGVGVRAKRDEEARLVRREEVVRCVREVMEGSRSDEIRRNAAKWREAAKAAVGDGNGSSGKSTVELINKYCSKAE